A region of Pyxidicoccus parkwaysis DNA encodes the following proteins:
- a CDS encoding sensor histidine kinase: MRGPAGEVLDFHWTSHNAAAGDVVRDWGLDAHLSRWAADGVRGLEVEACVRLGTTGVPLSVPLRVRREGVDARFLAVAVKEGEGFALWLLPPVEEDAQALRETLEREREARRKAEAALEAASALRAREELLRLALSTARMVAWEWTEARRAVTWSQEADAFFGQPPGTLGSSLPGFLSCVVVEDRPRVARGIEQALAADGPYTLKFRCRHADGSTHWYEAVGQGVRDGERAHRMVGVVSDCTEREQAEAVLREAEERYRLAARATHDILWDWELAAGTVRWEASPDGLFGYGSEPSRHGLDWWQARVHPDEREAVAAGLRDFVASTSATWQAEYRFQRGDGSWAHVLDRGVLARDAVGRPVRMIGSMMDITERHRALERLSEEARFRERFIGILGHDLRNPLNAISLSARAIRRRSPHTSQPQQLAQRIETSAARMGTMISDILDLTRARLSGGIPLNVAPANLATLCRQVVEELSAAWPDRHIALDVDGPADGVWDADRLAQVVSNLVGNALEHGAQDAPVMMRCETQDTWLVLEVHNPGAPIPAPQLATLFDPFRQAGTAREKGRRRGGLGLGLFIVREIVQAHGGSVHVSSSERDGTTFTVSLPRDARQVRAPSHAARGP, encoded by the coding sequence GTGAGGGGCCCGGCCGGCGAGGTCCTCGACTTCCATTGGACGTCGCACAACGCGGCGGCCGGGGACGTGGTGCGCGACTGGGGGTTGGACGCGCACCTGTCCCGCTGGGCCGCGGATGGTGTGCGCGGGCTGGAGGTGGAGGCCTGCGTGCGCCTGGGCACCACCGGCGTGCCGCTGTCCGTCCCGCTGCGCGTGCGGCGCGAGGGGGTGGACGCGCGCTTCCTGGCGGTCGCGGTGAAGGAGGGCGAGGGCTTCGCGCTCTGGCTCCTTCCGCCCGTGGAGGAGGACGCGCAGGCCCTGCGCGAGACATTGGAGCGCGAGCGCGAGGCCCGGCGCAAGGCCGAGGCCGCGCTGGAGGCCGCCAGCGCCCTGCGCGCCCGTGAGGAATTGCTGCGGCTGGCGCTCTCCACCGCGCGCATGGTGGCGTGGGAGTGGACGGAGGCGCGCCGCGCCGTCACCTGGTCCCAAGAGGCGGACGCCTTCTTCGGGCAGCCGCCGGGCACGCTGGGCAGCTCGCTGCCGGGCTTCCTGTCGTGCGTGGTGGTGGAGGACCGGCCCCGCGTGGCGCGCGGAATCGAACAGGCGCTTGCTGCTGACGGGCCGTACACCCTCAAGTTCCGCTGCCGCCATGCGGACGGCTCCACGCACTGGTACGAGGCCGTGGGGCAGGGCGTGCGCGACGGCGAGCGCGCGCACCGCATGGTGGGAGTCGTGTCGGACTGCACCGAGCGCGAGCAGGCCGAGGCCGTGCTGCGCGAGGCCGAGGAGCGCTACCGGCTGGCCGCGCGTGCGACCCATGACATCCTGTGGGACTGGGAGCTCGCCGCCGGCACCGTGCGCTGGGAGGCCAGCCCCGACGGGTTGTTCGGCTACGGCTCGGAGCCGTCCCGCCACGGGCTGGACTGGTGGCAGGCGCGCGTGCACCCCGACGAGCGCGAGGCGGTGGCCGCGGGGCTGCGTGACTTCGTGGCCTCCACGAGCGCCACGTGGCAGGCGGAGTACCGCTTCCAGCGCGGCGATGGCTCCTGGGCCCACGTCCTGGACCGGGGCGTGCTGGCGCGCGACGCGGTGGGCCGGCCGGTGCGGATGATTGGCTCCATGATGGACATCACCGAGCGCCACCGGGCCCTGGAGCGCCTGTCCGAGGAGGCCCGCTTCCGCGAACGTTTCATCGGCATCCTCGGGCATGACCTCCGCAACCCGCTGAATGCCATCTCCCTGTCCGCCAGGGCCATCCGCCGTCGCTCGCCGCACACCTCCCAGCCGCAGCAGCTGGCCCAGCGAATCGAGACGAGCGCGGCGCGGATGGGGACGATGATTTCAGACATCCTCGACCTCACCCGCGCGAGGCTGTCCGGCGGCATTCCGCTGAACGTGGCCCCCGCCAACCTGGCCACGCTGTGCCGTCAGGTGGTGGAGGAGCTGTCCGCCGCGTGGCCGGACCGTCACATTGCACTCGATGTAGACGGCCCCGCGGACGGTGTCTGGGATGCGGACCGGCTGGCGCAGGTGGTGAGCAATCTCGTCGGCAACGCGCTGGAGCACGGCGCGCAGGACGCGCCGGTGATGATGCGTTGCGAGACGCAGGACACCTGGCTCGTCCTCGAGGTCCACAACCCCGGTGCCCCCATTCCCGCGCCGCAGCTCGCCACGCTGTTCGACCCGTTCCGCCAGGCTGGAACGGCGCGCGAGAAGGGCCGCCGTCGGGGTGGTTTGGGACTCGGCCTATTCATCGTGAGAGAGATTGTCCAGGCCCATGGAGGCAGCGTGCACGTCAGCTCGTCCGAGCGCGACGGCACCACCTTCACGGTGTCGCTGCCGCGGGACGCGCGGCAGGTGCGTGCGCCGTCTCACGCGGCGCGCGGTCCGTGA
- a CDS encoding MbnP family copper-binding protein, with the protein MNAVLKSACWLLPSMLLMQACGGDSTRTIRFSPQVREQPLSCSTSYPDIGTSRGTIQLLDFKMYLRDITLVRSNGERVAMKLEQDGTWQRDSIALLDFEDGTGTCDTGSPQVRREVVGTVADHDDYTGLEFKVGLPPEMNHLDGATAPAPLNAPGMWWSWQGGYKFLRLDVRTEANESYFFHLGAAGCKGSVGEGFTCASDNQAQVTLSGFNPDKNEVVLDVAGLYSELDVEHVPDGTSDTLAGCMSSAADPECAALFKQVGLSVNGSALERPETFFRVR; encoded by the coding sequence ATGAATGCCGTTCTGAAGTCCGCGTGCTGGTTGTTGCCGTCCATGTTGCTGATGCAGGCCTGTGGCGGTGACAGCACGCGCACCATCCGCTTCAGCCCGCAGGTCCGTGAGCAGCCGCTGTCGTGCAGCACGAGCTACCCGGACATCGGCACCTCGCGCGGCACCATCCAGTTGCTCGACTTCAAGATGTACCTGCGCGACATCACCCTCGTGCGCTCCAACGGTGAGCGCGTGGCGATGAAGCTGGAGCAGGACGGCACGTGGCAGCGCGACAGCATCGCCCTTCTGGACTTCGAGGATGGCACCGGCACCTGTGACACCGGCAGCCCGCAGGTGCGCCGGGAAGTCGTGGGCACCGTGGCGGACCACGACGACTACACGGGCCTGGAGTTCAAGGTGGGCCTTCCCCCGGAGATGAACCACCTGGACGGCGCCACCGCGCCCGCGCCGCTCAACGCGCCCGGCATGTGGTGGAGCTGGCAGGGCGGCTACAAGTTCCTCCGCCTGGACGTGCGCACGGAGGCCAACGAGAGCTACTTCTTCCACCTGGGCGCGGCCGGCTGCAAGGGCTCGGTGGGCGAGGGCTTCACCTGCGCCTCGGACAACCAGGCCCAGGTGACGCTGAGCGGCTTCAACCCGGACAAGAACGAGGTGGTGCTGGACGTGGCCGGCCTCTACTCGGAGTTGGACGTGGAGCACGTGCCGGATGGCACCTCGGACACGCTGGCCGGCTGCATGTCCAGCGCGGCGGACCCGGAGTGCGCGGCCCTCTTCAAGCAGGTGGGCCTCAGCGTGAATGGCAGCGCCCTCGAGCGGCCCGAAACCTTCTTCCGCGTCCGCTGA